One Candidatus Dependentiae bacterium genomic window, GGGGACAATATGATGCGTATAAAAAAAATAACAACGTATTTCATGCTGTGCTATGTTTGCATCTCGTTTGGCAATAAAGCAATAATATCTGAGGATAACGCAATCGATATTGCCTTTGACTATCTATTATTTGAAAACGATCCCGATATACGAATAACCCAAGAACATACATCCGCTCTACGTTCAAAAAGTAATGCAAAAAAAGATTGGACATTTATAGCTTACATAGCAGCAGACAATGACTTGCGTAGCTTTGCATCACGCAACATTAAGCAAATGGCAAGCGTAGGCTCCAATGAAAACATCAATATATTAGTTCACCTAGATATAAAAACAAACACCAATCAAAAAATTACACACAGATACTTTGTAAAACAACAAGAACTTGTCCAGACCAACCCCAATGATATCACAACACAACGGATGGATAGCGGCAACCCAGAAACGCTAATTTCATGCTGCAAGTGGGCCATAGAAGAATACCCAGCTGAGCATTATGCCCTAGTTTTTTGGAATCATGGAACTGGACCAATAGATCCACCACATGGGAAAGTAATAAACCCAGCATCACTATTTAACTTTAACCCACTGCTCAACAAATTAGAACTTGACCGCTCAATAGGATTTTTAGAATTAATATCATATATACAAGAGGAACAACGCGGTGTTTGCTGGGATGATTCAACGGGCAATTATTTAAGTAATCAAAAAATAGAATATGCACTAAATACCATATGCCAATCATGTATGGAAGGAAAAAAATTTGATATTATCGGATTCGATGCATGTTTAATGGCAAGTATAGAGATTGCACATTTACTCAGAAATTATTGCAATTACATGGTCAGCTCACAAGAAGTTGAGCTAGGCACCGGCTGGCATTATCAATATGCCCTTGCGCCATTCCAAGATCAAAGCCTTTCTCCGGCAGCTTTTGCTCAACATTTGGTAGACGCTTACAAAAAAGCATATATGCAAATTACCAACGATTTTACTCAATCAGCACTTGACCTTTCAATAAGCCAAGAACTGGAAAACAATATTCATAGACTTGCAAACTTATTACTTAGCGCACTACAAAACCAAAAAAATAATTCAGTAAAAAATCTGATAAAATCAAGCTGCACAAAAGTATTATGCACACATTTTGATGAGCCAAGCTACAAAGATCTGCACCATATGTATTCAAATTTATTGCTAAATGTAAACAAAGTACGCCTTAGCAATCCGCGATCCACAGAAATCACACAAAAAGCCCTACAAAGTACATTGCAACAAGGACTGGGTATCATTGACAAAATGGTAATTGCAAACTCTACAGGAAAAAATCTCGCAAAAGCAAAAGGAGTTTCCATTTATCTACCCGATCAACGAATGCATAGCTCATACCGCAGCTCTCCATTTGCAAGGAATAACAATTGGCTTGCATTTATAGAACAAAATATACGCCTCTAATTATTCGCCTTTTGACACAAACACATTTATACTAGAGCACAGCTACCTCAAAAAGCAACACAAAACACGTTGCGCAACCGAGAAAAATCCGTTGCAAAAGTGTTGCGTTGCACAAAAAGCAACAAAAAGTTAATTTATGGATGCGAAAAAATTTAAACAAAACCTACTAGAAGAATTGTATGAGCCATACAAAAAATGCCTCCAATGCCCATTAGGAAATCTAGGCAGGACACAAGTGGTCTTTGGGCACGGCAACCCCGACGCTGAGCTCATGTTCATCGGAGAGGGCCCAGGGGCAGAAGAAGATAAGCAAGGACTACCGTTTGTAGGCCGCTCAGGACAACTACTCAATCGCATTCTGCAGGCTGTTGGATTGGATCGAGAAGAAGTATTTATTACCAACATAGTCAAATGCAGACCGCCGAACAACAGAAAGCCATTACCCACAGAAAGCGAAACGTGCAAAAGAATTCTCCTCAAAAAACAAATTCAAATTATACGCCCACAAGTAATCTGCACTCTTGGCTCAGCGGCAATTCAGGGGCTCCTGAATGATTATGGTCTGAAAATTACCCAAATACGCGGAAAAGAATTTACTTACGAAGATACCCGAGTAATACCAACCTATCATCCGGCATACATACTGCGCAATGCAAAAGAACTCCAGTTTCTCATGCAAGATATACAAACCGCAACCAACTGGCTCAAGCAGGACCAAGAAGTGCTTACATAGCCACCCTAGTCAAACCTATGGTTGATAAGTGGTGGATAAGTGGTTAATAAGTGGTGGATAACTGGTTAATAACTTTAGCCATACCTGTCAATACGACCAATAGATCAGGACTTATGAACGGCGCTCTTTTAATAGGTGCATCTAATGGCCACTTGCGAAGCCACCCAAAAATACATTAACC contains:
- a CDS encoding uracil-DNA glycosylase, whose protein sequence is MDAKKFKQNLLEELYEPYKKCLQCPLGNLGRTQVVFGHGNPDAELMFIGEGPGAEEDKQGLPFVGRSGQLLNRILQAVGLDREEVFITNIVKCRPPNNRKPLPTESETCKRILLKKQIQIIRPQVICTLGSAAIQGLLNDYGLKITQIRGKEFTYEDTRVIPTYHPAYILRNAKELQFLMQDIQTATNWLKQDQEVLT
- a CDS encoding clostripain-related cysteine peptidase, with the protein product MMRIKKITTYFMLCYVCISFGNKAIISEDNAIDIAFDYLLFENDPDIRITQEHTSALRSKSNAKKDWTFIAYIAADNDLRSFASRNIKQMASVGSNENINILVHLDIKTNTNQKITHRYFVKQQELVQTNPNDITTQRMDSGNPETLISCCKWAIEEYPAEHYALVFWNHGTGPIDPPHGKVINPASLFNFNPLLNKLELDRSIGFLELISYIQEEQRGVCWDDSTGNYLSNQKIEYALNTICQSCMEGKKFDIIGFDACLMASIEIAHLLRNYCNYMVSSQEVELGTGWHYQYALAPFQDQSLSPAAFAQHLVDAYKKAYMQITNDFTQSALDLSISQELENNIHRLANLLLSALQNQKNNSVKNLIKSSCTKVLCTHFDEPSYKDLHHMYSNLLLNVNKVRLSNPRSTEITQKALQSTLQQGLGIIDKMVIANSTGKNLAKAKGVSIYLPDQRMHSSYRSSPFARNNNWLAFIEQNIRL